From the Manihot esculenta cultivar AM560-2 chromosome 3, M.esculenta_v8, whole genome shotgun sequence genome, one window contains:
- the LOC110611988 gene encoding uncharacterized protein LOC110611988 isoform X1, translated as MVEFSNRRFTYTHDHKWPSEEIDVHHIIVRKRNTKGFLVCISAFVLLVNGLLLFLVKDISVGILSWSFFLTAILIKLMFWKSVVKESVVVMPAFGVQLETHYVSGRIARRFVPIGKILKPVLLECVTPITCYWSLSLILRGEADLMLVFKELHPPMKMLVPIWKALCIACGSEESSDTSIKDG; from the exons ATGGTTGAGTTCTCGAATCGAAGATTTACTTACACGCACGATCATAAATGGCCTTCCGAAGAAATTGATGTTCACCATATTATAGTTCGGAAGAGAAATACAAAGGGTTTCCTTGTATGCATCTCAGCTTTTGTTCTTTTAGTAAATGGCCTTCTTCTCTTTCTAGTCAAG GACATATCAGTCGGCATTCTTTCCTGGAGCTTTTTTCTAACTGCAATTCTCATCAAATTAATGTTTTGGAAGTCTGTTGTAAAAG AGTCTGTTGTGGTTATGCCAGCTTTTGGGGTCCAACTTGAAACACATTATGTAAG TGGAAGAATTGCCCGCCGATTTGTTCCCATCGGTAAGATTTTGAAACCTGTGCTTCTAGAATGTGTGACTCCAATTACTTGTTACTGGAGCCTATCTCTTATTTTGCGTGGGGAAGCAGATTTAATGCTGGTTTTTAAG GAATTGCATCCACCTATGAAGATGTTGGTTCCTATCTGGAAGGCCTTGTGTATTGCTTGTGGCAGTGAAGAAAGTTCAGACACCTCTATAAAAGATGGCTAA
- the LOC110611988 gene encoding uncharacterized protein LOC110611988 isoform X2 yields MVEFSNRRFTYTHDHKWPSEEIDVHHIIVRKRNTKGFLVCISAFVLLVNGLLLFLVKDISVGILSWSFFLTAILIKLMFWKSVVKESVVVMPAFGVQLETHYVSGRIARRFVPIGKILKPVLLECVTPITCYWSLSLILRGEADLMLVFKVCNFSLKIVID; encoded by the exons ATGGTTGAGTTCTCGAATCGAAGATTTACTTACACGCACGATCATAAATGGCCTTCCGAAGAAATTGATGTTCACCATATTATAGTTCGGAAGAGAAATACAAAGGGTTTCCTTGTATGCATCTCAGCTTTTGTTCTTTTAGTAAATGGCCTTCTTCTCTTTCTAGTCAAG GACATATCAGTCGGCATTCTTTCCTGGAGCTTTTTTCTAACTGCAATTCTCATCAAATTAATGTTTTGGAAGTCTGTTGTAAAAG AGTCTGTTGTGGTTATGCCAGCTTTTGGGGTCCAACTTGAAACACATTATGTAAG TGGAAGAATTGCCCGCCGATTTGTTCCCATCGGTAAGATTTTGAAACCTGTGCTTCTAGAATGTGTGACTCCAATTACTTGTTACTGGAGCCTATCTCTTATTTTGCGTGGGGAAGCAGATTTAATGCTGGTTTTTAAGGTATGCAACTTTAGCTTAAAAATTGTGATAGATTAG